Genomic DNA from Corynebacterium diphtheriae:
AATTACTACAAGGAGCTTGATGTCGTGGCAGCCTCCACTCAGCCCAATCAGCCCACACCAGCGACGTTAGCCCGACGTGCGCAGGTATTAAAGCCGGAGCGAATGACCGGTGCAGACGCAATCGTGCGATCGTTGGAAGAACTCGGAATCGACATGGTCTTTGGCCTTCCAGGCGGCGCTGTTTTGCCTCTTTATGACTCGTTGTATGCATCGACCAAATTGCGTCACGTTCTTGTACGTCATGAACAAGGCGCAGGTCATGCCGCAACTGGATATGCACAAGCTACTGGAAAAGTGGGTGTGTGTATTGCAACGTCGGGTCCAGGTGCAACGAACCTTGTAACGCCTATCGCGGATGCGCACTTGGATTCGGTGCCACTTGTCGCTATCACCGGACAGGTTGGGCGCTCCCTCTTGGGGTCTGATGCTTTCCAAGAAGCCGATATTCGTGGTATTACGATGCCGGTTACTAAGCACAACTTCATGGTTACGGATGTCAACATGATTCCGCAGGCGATCGCAGAGGCATTTTATCTGGCGGCTTCCGGTCGGCCAGGACCGGTGCTTGTCGACATTCCCAAGGATATTCAGCAGGCTGAGATCGACTTCCATTGGCCTCCAACTATTGATTTGCCAGGTTATCGTCCGGTGACTACTCCGCATAGTCGACCTGTTGAACAAGCAGCCAAGATGATTTCACAAGCTCGTAGGCCTGTTCTATATGTCGGTGGTGGCGTTATTAAGGCGAATGCTTCTCAAGAACTTCAAGCATTTGCTGAACACACTGGAATTCCAGTTGTTACTACTTTGATGGCATTGGGTGCGTTCCCTGGCTCGCATGAGCTCAATATGGGCATGCCTGGAATGCACGGAACCGTTCCAGCTGTGGGAGCTTTGCAAAAGAGCGATCTTCTCATCACTATCGGCGCGCGTTTCGACGATCGTGTCACGGGTGCACTGGCATCATTTGCTCCTGGCGCAAAAGTTATTCACGCTGATATTGATCCTGCGGAAATCGGCAAGATCAGAGCAGTTGATGTTCCAATTGTTGGTGACGCTCAAGAAGTTTTGACCGCGTTGCTTAATGTCTACAAAGACTTGGATCTGCCACAGCCTCGGCATGAGCGTTGGCTGCGATACCTCAATGGTTTGAAGAGCAATTATCCGCGTGGTTGGGAAAAGTCTGACGACGGCATGATTGAGCCGCAGGCGGTTATTAGGGCGCTTGCTAAGACGGTTGGTACTGATGCGATTTATGCTGCAGGTGTTGGACAGCATCAAATGTGGTCTGCACAGTTCCTTGACTTTGAAAAGCCACGTACGTGGCTCAATTCTGGCGGCTTGGGCACGATGGGTTATTCGGTTCCCGCAGCCCTAGGTGCTAAGGCTGGTTGCCCAGACAAAGAAGTTTGGGCAATTGATGGCGATGGTTGCTTCCAAATGACTAATCAAGAGCTTGCGACGGCAGCTGTGGAGGGCATGCCGATCAAAGTAGCCCTTATTAATAACGGCAATCTAGGCATGGTGCGCCAGTGGCAAACGCTCTTCTATGACGGTAACTATTCAAATACCAAGCTCCGCAATCAGGGGCAGTATATGCCGGACTTCGTGATGCTGGCGGAATCTTTGGGCTGTGCAGCTTTCCGTGTGACGGAGGAGACTGACATCGTTCCGACGATTGAAAAAGCACGAGCGATTAACGACCGCCCCGTGGTGATCGATTTTATTGTTGGTGAAGATGCACAAGTGTGGCCAATGGTTGCAGCAGGACATTCCAATTCTGACATTGAATATGCTCATGGGCTCCGTCCGCTTTTCGACGGAGAAAGCTCTGCTGCTGAGACTCCAGAGGATATCGACGATGTTATTGATGAGGCAACGCTTCTCGCACTTGAGGCGCAAAAACGTCACCTAGAACCTAAAGAAAATATCTAGAAAAGGAGCACTGTGATGCAACAGCAAGAAACGTTTCGGCACATCCTCAGTGTTCTGGTTCAGGATGTTGATGGCATTATCTCTCGTGTATCTGCAATGTTTACGCGACGTAGTTTTAGTCTTGTTTCCTTCGTGTCTGGCAAGACTGAAATGCATGGAATCAACAGAATCACCATTGTTGTGGATGCAAGTACACAAGATATTGAGCAGATCACCAAGCAGCTTAATAAGTTGATTCCAGTGTTGAAAGTGGTGCGCCTTGATGAGGACGTTACTGTAGCGCGTGCATTAATGCTGGTGAAAGTATCGGCCGATGCGTCTAATCGTCCCCAAGTAGTTGATGCTGCCAAAATTTTCCGTGCGCATGTTGTCGACGTCGCCCCAGATTCGGTGGTTATTGAGGCAACCGGCAATAAAGGTAAGTTGCGCGCATTGCTTGACGTCTTGGAGCCTTTTGGAATCAGGGAATTGATCTCTTCTGGTCAGATCGCACTGAACCGAGGATCAAAGACAATGGCACCGCAAAGTTCACGTTCCTAGGGCACTCAAAATTCTAAATAATTCACGAACGTCTCATTTAATGAGATAAAAAAGCAAAAATATCTCAATATGTGATATAAAGGGCAGAAGCCCACAACATACGAAAGGACTCCATCCTTATGGCTATCGAACTTCTTTATGATGTAGATGCAGACCTGTCGATCATCCAAGGCCGTAAAGTTGCCGTGATTGGCTACGGCTCTCAAGGTCATGCTCACGCGCAGTGCCTGCGTGATTCCGGTGTTGAGGTTGTTATCGGTTTGCGTGAAGGCTCTAAGTCTGCCGAAAAGGCGCAGGAGGCAGGTTTTGAGGTTAAGTCCAACGCCGATGCGGCTGCGTGGGCAGATGTTATCATGCTGCTCGCTCCGGACACCTCTCAAGCAGAGATCTTTACCCATGATATTGAGCCAAATCTTAAAGACGGCGATGCCTTGCTGTTCGGACATGGTCTGAACATCCACTTCGAGCTAATCAAGCCTGCTGCCAATATTACCGTTGGTATGGTTGCTCCTAAGGGGCCTGGTCATTTGGTTCGTCGTCAATTCGTTGACGGCAAAGGTGTGCCATGCTTGATTGCCATCGCTCAGGATCCAAAGGGTGAGGGTAAGAATCTTGCGTTGTCCTATGCTGCTGCTATCGGTGGTGCACGTGCTGGTGTTATTCCTACAACCTTCCGTGAAGAAACCGAAACTGACTTGTTTGGTGAGCAGGTTGTCCTTTGTGGCGGCCTTGAGCACCTGATGATGAAAGGCTTTGAGGTTTTGACTGAAGCCGGCTATGCGCCAGAGATGGCATACTTTGAGGTTCTTCATGAGATGAAGCTCATTGTTGACCTCATCTGGGAGGGCGGCATTGAGAACATGAACTACTCGATCTCGGAGACTGCCGAGTTGGGTGGTTATGTTGCTGGTCCTCGCATTATCACTCCTGAGGTCAAGGAGAATATGAAGGCTGTGTTGGCTGATATCCAGTCGGGCAAGTTTGTCCGTGACATGGTTGCTGATGTTGAAGCTGGTCAGCCTGAGCTCAAGCGTTACCGTGAAGAGATCGCCGCGCATCCAATCGGGGCTACGGGATCGAAACTGCGTGATCTGATGAGCTGGGTAAAGAATCCGCTCGATGAGACTGCCTAGTTTTGGATTTTAGGGGGTTAAGGGCCTCGCCTCAGTTGTGAACTGGGGTGAGGTCCTTGCTCTATGTTGGGCTTGCGAGGTAGAGAGTATCAGTACACATTATTTTCAATAAAGTGTAATAAATGAAAATATGGGCTATGCTGCACCATATGAGCAACCATCACCATGACCACCATAACCACCATGACCATCACCACGGAGCACCGTCGAGTAGCCGTGCTTTGTTGCTGGTTGCCGGCCTTACATTCGCCTTCTTCATTGTTGAGCTCGTCGGTGGTGCACTAGCCAAATCTTTGGCTTTGATGTCTGATGCCCTGCATATGCTGTCAGACTCCACGGGACTTATCATCGCACTTATTGCGGTTGTGATTGGGCGGAGAAAGGCTACGTCGCAAGCAACCTATGGATATAAACGCATTGAAGTTTTAGCAGCCTTGGTCAATGCTTTATCCGTTACCTTTATTACTGGGTGGATTGTCCTCGAGGCTATCCGCAGGCTTTCATCGCATACTGTGATCGATACGAGAACCACAATGGTTATTGCCATAATCGGACTCGTATTCAACATAGTGGGGGCGGTGGTCCTTCATGGACACAGCCATGAAGGGGTTAACGTCAAAGGCGCTTACCTTCATATTTTGGTGGACCTGGGAGGCTCGGTCGCGGTCATCGTTTCGTCGTTGCTGATTATGACTACAGGCTGGATGTGGTGCGATACGGCTGTGTCGGTATTGCTCGCAGTAATAATTTTGCCGCGTTCCTTGTCCTTAGTTCGTTCTACGCTGGGTATTTTGATGGAACGAGTTCCCAAGACTGTCGATGTTGAGACAATTCGATCACGGATTGCGCAAATTGATGGAGTAGGCGGCGTTCACGACGTTCATGTTTGGTCAATTGATGGACAACAAGACATAGCAACGGTCCACGTTGTGGTCGATGAGAACGTCAACGTTAAAGATTGCACGACTCTAGATCGGATACAAAAAGTCTTTCACGATGCAGGCATTGACCATGTCACAGTGCAGCTGGAACATGATACGCACATGAGTCATGAGTTACCTTGCCAACATTAGTGTGAGGGGAACCAAACACCTGTGAGCGAGATTCCGCGTTAGTATCAAAGGCATGGGTTTTTCTACTCCAAGCTACGACCTGATTTATCTGTTCAACCGGATCGATCGAGGCGATTTGCAACTTCCGGATTTCCAGCGCGAATATCGCTGGGATGTCGATAGAATTCGAGCGCTGCTCGTTACTGTTTTGCGCGGATACCCTATGGGCTCGATTATGGCCTTGGATACCCGTGGGGAAGAGATGCGGTTTAGACCACGGCCACTTTTTGGTGCCCCAGATACTGGAATGGCACCTGGACTTTTGCTTCTCGACGGCCAACAGCGCCTGACAACGCTGTACCAATGCCTTACCGGCGACGGCTTGGTGGAGTCAGTTGATTTTAGAAATAAAAAGATCAAACGACGTTTCTTCGTAGATATTCAAAAGGCTGTTTCAGCTGAGGTAATGCCTGATGAGGCCGTCATTTCTGTAGACCAGCACGGTGATGTGAAATCACACTTTGCCAAGAATGACATTCCACGGTTAGCAACCGAAGAGGACATGTTGCGTCACCAGTGCATGCCAGTGTCATCGCTTTTGCAAAATCGCGGCACGGATATGCTTTTCGACCTCGCGCAAAATGCGGAACCAGATGCACGCGAGCGGATCAAGAACTTCCACAACACTGTTCTTAAGCCTGTAGTGCGGTATTCAGTGCCAATGGTTCGATTGGATCGTGAGACTGCTCAAGAAGGCGTTGGTTCAATCTTCGCAGCTGCAAACTCCAGTGGGCTGCAGATGGATGTATTCGAA
This window encodes:
- a CDS encoding cation diffusion facilitator family transporter — protein: MKIWAMLHHMSNHHHDHHNHHDHHHGAPSSSRALLLVAGLTFAFFIVELVGGALAKSLALMSDALHMLSDSTGLIIALIAVVIGRRKATSQATYGYKRIEVLAALVNALSVTFITGWIVLEAIRRLSSHTVIDTRTTMVIAIIGLVFNIVGAVVLHGHSHEGVNVKGAYLHILVDLGGSVAVIVSSLLIMTTGWMWCDTAVSVLLAVIILPRSLSLVRSTLGILMERVPKTVDVETIRSRIAQIDGVGGVHDVHVWSIDGQQDIATVHVVVDENVNVKDCTTLDRIQKVFHDAGIDHVTVQLEHDTHMSHELPCQH
- a CDS encoding acetolactate synthase large subunit yields the protein MLQHVSPRNYYKELDVVAASTQPNQPTPATLARRAQVLKPERMTGADAIVRSLEELGIDMVFGLPGGAVLPLYDSLYASTKLRHVLVRHEQGAGHAATGYAQATGKVGVCIATSGPGATNLVTPIADAHLDSVPLVAITGQVGRSLLGSDAFQEADIRGITMPVTKHNFMVTDVNMIPQAIAEAFYLAASGRPGPVLVDIPKDIQQAEIDFHWPPTIDLPGYRPVTTPHSRPVEQAAKMISQARRPVLYVGGGVIKANASQELQAFAEHTGIPVVTTLMALGAFPGSHELNMGMPGMHGTVPAVGALQKSDLLITIGARFDDRVTGALASFAPGAKVIHADIDPAEIGKIRAVDVPIVGDAQEVLTALLNVYKDLDLPQPRHERWLRYLNGLKSNYPRGWEKSDDGMIEPQAVIRALAKTVGTDAIYAAGVGQHQMWSAQFLDFEKPRTWLNSGGLGTMGYSVPAALGAKAGCPDKEVWAIDGDGCFQMTNQELATAAVEGMPIKVALINNGNLGMVRQWQTLFYDGNYSNTKLRNQGQYMPDFVMLAESLGCAAFRVTEETDIVPTIEKARAINDRPVVIDFIVGEDAQVWPMVAAGHSNSDIEYAHGLRPLFDGESSAAETPEDIDDVIDEATLLALEAQKRHLEPKENI
- the ilvN gene encoding acetolactate synthase small subunit, with amino-acid sequence MQQQETFRHILSVLVQDVDGIISRVSAMFTRRSFSLVSFVSGKTEMHGINRITIVVDASTQDIEQITKQLNKLIPVLKVVRLDEDVTVARALMLVKVSADASNRPQVVDAAKIFRAHVVDVAPDSVVIEATGNKGKLRALLDVLEPFGIRELISSGQIALNRGSKTMAPQSSRS
- the ilvC gene encoding ketol-acid reductoisomerase, with translation MAIELLYDVDADLSIIQGRKVAVIGYGSQGHAHAQCLRDSGVEVVIGLREGSKSAEKAQEAGFEVKSNADAAAWADVIMLLAPDTSQAEIFTHDIEPNLKDGDALLFGHGLNIHFELIKPAANITVGMVAPKGPGHLVRRQFVDGKGVPCLIAIAQDPKGEGKNLALSYAAAIGGARAGVIPTTFREETETDLFGEQVVLCGGLEHLMMKGFEVLTEAGYAPEMAYFEVLHEMKLIVDLIWEGGIENMNYSISETAELGGYVAGPRIITPEVKENMKAVLADIQSGKFVRDMVADVEAGQPELKRYREEIAAHPIGATGSKLRDLMSWVKNPLDETA